Proteins encoded in a region of the Schistocerca serialis cubense isolate TAMUIC-IGC-003099 chromosome 6, iqSchSeri2.2, whole genome shotgun sequence genome:
- the LOC126483673 gene encoding homocysteine-responsive endoplasmic reticulum-resident ubiquitin-like domain member 2 protein: MDMLDMPVTLIVKAPNQQIEDQTIKCEPTWTIKRLKGYLSEVYPSKPRTEDQKLIYSGQLLSDSVVLRDILRWYEGQEAHTVHLVCTPSKEQNSKTQSKMSDCGSKQATVPSSGSEDVRTSASSTMVEPDGLRQRSVGSASNTSLPQAATSSSNSGLAAHDRGHVQIPTPDPRAAWAAAMAQPYVSTAPFSATGGALDPNNMVQQMAWVQQAYAYYMSQYMQMLASGPAVQNNYGQAPNGIQTDAYTQPVAEEPAAAAVPNNQQEQAIDGNLIGGDDDDRANRDWLYWIYFLSRVMVLFSIVYFYSSPTRFIIVSALGIIMYLYQIGFFRVQAPAAIPQPAPPPAPVPENNNVVHAGRDIVRHGNVHQFGEEAAAPAPQRDGDSDTDERAVQEPERPSLLAITWTFFSSFFASLIPEQPGPL, from the exons ATGGACATGCTTGATATGCCAGTCACATTGATAGTTAAAGCACCCAATCAGCAGATAGAAGATCAGACAATAAAGTGCGAACCAACTTGGACAATAAAACGATTGAAAGGCTATCTTTCAGAAGTTTACCCTAGTAAACCA CGAACTGAAGACCAGAAACTAATCTATTCGGGCCAGCTGCTGTCTGATAGTGTTGTCTTGAGGGACATCCTTAGATGGTATGAGGGACAAGAAGCTCATACAGTTCACTTAGTGTGTACCCCATCAAAAGAACAGAATAGTAAAACACAATCTAAAATGAGTGATTGTGGTAGTAAACAAGCAACTGTTCCTAGTTCAG GTTCTGAAGATGTGAGAACCAGTGCGAGCAGTACCATGGTAGAACCAGATGGCTTAAGGCAGAGATCAGTTGGATCCGCGTCTAACACTTCGTTGCCTCAAGCTGCTACCTCTTCAAGCAACTCAGGTCTAGCAGCGCATGACAGGGGTCATGTTCAAATTCCAACACCGGATCCACGTGCTGCTTGGGCTGCTGCCATGGCACAACCTTATGTCAGTACAGCTCCATTCAGTGCAACAGGTGGTGCACTTGACCCTAATAATATGGTTCAACAGATGGCTTGGGTACAGCAGGCATATGCGTACTACATGAGTCAGTACATGCAGAT GCTGGCGTCTGGTCCTGCTGTACAGAATAATTATGGACAGGCTCCTAACGGAATACAGACTGACGCTTACACACAACCTGTTGCGGaagagccagcagcagcagcagtgcccaATAACCAACAGGAGCAAGCCATCGACGGTAATCTGATAG gtggtgatgatgatgacagagCAAACAGAGACTGGTTATATTGGATATATTTCTTGAGTAGAGTGATGGTCCTCTTTAGCATAGTTTATTTCTATTCCTCGCCCACTAGATTCATCATAGTGTCTGCATTGGGAATAATAATGTACCT ctacCAGATTGGATTCTTTCGTGTACAAGCTCCTGCAGCGATACCACAGCCAGCGCCACCACCAGCACCTGTACCTGAGAATAACAATGTAGTGCATGCAGGGCGTGATATAGTGAGGCATGGGAATGTCCACCAGTTTGGAGAAGAAGCTGCAGCCCCTGCTCCTCAAAGGGATGGGGATAGCGACACAGACGAGCGTGCTGTTCAAGAACCCGAGAGGCCGTCTCTCCTTGCCATCACATGGACATTCTTCTCAAGCTTCTTTGCCTCCCTTATACCTGAACAGCCTGGACCTCTGTGA